From Canis lupus baileyi chromosome 16, mCanLup2.hap1, whole genome shotgun sequence, a single genomic window includes:
- the LOC140605727 gene encoding uncharacterized protein, with translation MGRSDRQGAQGHSASRELPARCSLGAQTPSPDPHGCARKSFTNESDILAPCREPSLGSCCKPTSGAIVQSGGLSIPRHPHHHLSCIPGLLVHPVAGSRCRQPQCQSRGLGSQLTMGPWASPSLLWASVFLPVKWGFRTVLQRCWKGSPCLDHNLQGVTDATMSPHPTLQQDTVEETEAAGDHVREGLCVHAWSFPWFSESIFYVTHFIPYVPGKKIYSALQVQHFMDFENEHIFLKQKRITSRWEQTEWVTDLGGAETSIHPSSPFAHRQRDTGGQPEPATGCESVPSRVWALWPVCGLSAIEGCPRAIL, from the exons ATGGGGCGCTCGGACAGGCAGGGGGCACAGGGTCACTCTGCGTCCAGGGAGCTGCCGGCGAGATGCTCGCTCGGCGCCCAGACCCCCAGCCCAGACCCCCACGGTTGTGCCAGAAAATCATTCACCAACGAGTCAGACATCCTGGCTCCATGTCGGGAACCCTCCCTGGGAAGCTGCTGTAAACCGACTTCCGGCGCCATAGTGCAGAGTGGTGGCCTGAGCATCCCACGTCACCCTCACCACCACCTCTCCTGCATCCCTGGGCTGCTTGTCCATCCTGTAGCAGGAAGCAGATGCAGACAGCCTCAGTGCCAGTCAAGAGGCCTTGGCTCCCAACTCACtatgggaccttgggcaagtccgtCCCTGCTCTGGGCCTCGGTGTtcctacctgtaaaatgggg ATTCAGAACTGTATTACAAAGGTGCTGGAAGGGCTCCCCCTGTTTGGACCACAACCTTCAAGGAGTGACTGATGCCACCATGAGTCCTCACCCAACTCTGCAGCAGGATACAgtagaagaaactgaggcagctgGAGACCATGTGAGAGAGGGACTCTGTGTCCATGCTTGGAGTTTCCCATGGTTTTCCGAGAGCATTTTTTATGTTACACATTTCATTCCATAtgtaccaggaaaaaaaatatactcGGCCCTTCAGGTCCAACATTTCATGGATTTtgaaaatgaacatatatttttgaaGCAAAAAAGAATCACAAGTAGATGGGAACAGACAGAATGGGTCACGGACCTCGGAGGGGCTGAGACCAGCATCCACCCTTCCTCTCCATTTGCACACAGGCAAAGGGACACTGGGGGACAACCTGAGCCGGCTACTGGGTGTGAGTCCGTGCCAAGCCGTGTGTGGGCACTTTGGCCAGTGTGCGGTCTCTCAGCCATTGAGGGCTGCCCCAGAGCCATCCTCTAG